A region of Bradyrhizobium sp. SZCCHNS1050 DNA encodes the following proteins:
- a CDS encoding heme lyase CcmF/NrfE family subunit: MIAESGHYALVLALALALIQSTVPMLGAYQRDVALMNVGRSAALAQLLFAGLSFIALITLHVTSDFSVANVFENSHSMKPLLYKITGVWGNHEGSMLLWVSILALFGAMVAAFGNNLPLSLRARVLAVQAWVATAFYLFILTTSNPFARLANPPIEGRDLNPVLQDIGLAVHPPMLYLGYVGFSISFSFAIAALLEGRIDAAWARWVRPWTLMAWIFLTLGIAMGSYWAYYELGWGGWWFWDPVENASLMPWLAGTALLHSAVVMEKRNALKVWTILLSILTFSLSLLGTFLVRSGVITSVHAFASDPTRGVFILGILVLFIGGSLTLFAGRATALKQGGLFAPISREGALVLNNLLLTVSCATVLFGTLYPVIMEALDFKLSVGAPFYNITFGPLFALLLLMVPFGPMLAWKRGDLVAAAQRLLAAGVTALVAIAIVWAWARGGSALAPLGIGLGVFVITGSVVDLVERSGVARVPFKTALHRTRGLPRSVWGTAFAHAGLGIALLGIVCETTWNSELISTLRPGDVRNLAGYQIKFDGMSQRQGPNFSEVVSTFVISEDGRQLSVLTPSKRSFATRGMSTTEAALMTRGVSQLYVSLGDATADGGLAVRIYHKPLVLLIWFGPVLMAFGGLLSLSDRRLRVGAPRPARAARALQPAE, from the coding sequence GTGATTGCAGAGAGCGGACATTACGCCCTGGTGCTGGCGCTTGCGCTGGCGCTGATTCAGTCCACCGTGCCGATGCTCGGCGCGTATCAGCGTGACGTCGCCCTGATGAATGTCGGCCGCTCGGCCGCGCTGGCGCAATTGCTGTTCGCCGGTCTCTCCTTCATCGCGCTGATCACGTTGCACGTGACCTCGGATTTCTCCGTCGCCAACGTGTTCGAGAACTCGCACTCGATGAAGCCGCTGCTCTACAAGATCACCGGCGTGTGGGGCAACCACGAAGGCTCGATGCTCTTGTGGGTGTCGATCCTGGCGCTGTTCGGCGCCATGGTCGCGGCCTTCGGCAACAATCTGCCGCTGTCCTTGCGCGCCCGCGTGCTCGCGGTGCAGGCCTGGGTGGCGACCGCGTTCTATCTGTTCATCCTGACCACATCGAATCCGTTCGCGCGCCTCGCCAACCCGCCGATCGAGGGCCGCGATCTCAATCCGGTGCTGCAGGACATCGGCCTCGCCGTGCATCCGCCGATGCTCTATCTCGGCTATGTCGGCTTCTCGATCTCGTTCTCGTTCGCAATCGCAGCCCTGCTCGAAGGCCGCATCGATGCCGCCTGGGCGCGCTGGGTGCGGCCGTGGACCCTGATGGCCTGGATCTTCCTGACGCTCGGCATCGCCATGGGCTCGTACTGGGCCTATTACGAGCTCGGCTGGGGCGGCTGGTGGTTCTGGGACCCGGTCGAGAACGCCTCGCTGATGCCCTGGCTCGCCGGCACCGCGCTGCTGCACTCCGCTGTCGTCATGGAGAAGCGCAACGCGCTCAAGGTCTGGACCATCCTGCTGTCGATCCTGACCTTCTCGCTGTCCCTGCTCGGCACCTTCCTGGTGCGCTCCGGCGTCATCACCTCGGTGCACGCCTTCGCCAGCGATCCGACGCGCGGCGTGTTCATCCTCGGCATCCTCGTGCTGTTCATCGGCGGCAGCCTGACGCTGTTCGCCGGCCGCGCCACCGCGCTGAAGCAGGGCGGGCTGTTCGCGCCGATCTCGCGCGAAGGCGCGCTGGTCTTGAACAATCTGCTGCTCACCGTGTCCTGCGCCACCGTGCTGTTCGGCACGCTGTACCCGGTGATCATGGAGGCGCTCGACTTCAAGCTCTCGGTCGGCGCGCCGTTCTACAACATCACCTTCGGCCCCTTGTTCGCGCTCTTGCTGCTGATGGTGCCGTTCGGCCCGATGCTGGCGTGGAAGCGCGGCGACCTCGTCGCGGCGGCCCAACGGCTGCTCGCGGCCGGCGTCACGGCGCTGGTGGCGATCGCGATCGTCTGGGCCTGGGCGCGCGGCGGCAGCGCGCTGGCGCCGCTCGGCATCGGTCTCGGCGTGTTCGTCATCACCGGCTCGGTCGTCGATCTGGTCGAGCGCAGCGGCGTGGCCCGCGTGCCGTTCAAGACGGCGCTGCACCGGACCCGCGGCCTGCCGCGCTCGGTGTGGGGCACGGCGTTCGCGCATGCCGGCCTCGGCATAGCGCTGCTCGGCATCGTCTGCGAGACCACCTGGAACAGCGAGCTGATCAGCACCTTGCGTCCGGGCGACGTGCGCAATCTCGCCGGCTACCAGATCAAGTTCGACGGCATGAGCCAGCGCCAGGGCCCGAACTTCAGCGAGGTCGTCAGCACCTTCGTCATCAGCGAGGACGGCAGGCAGCTCAGCGTCCTGACGCCGAGCAAGCGCAGCTTCGCCACCCGCGGCATGTCGACGACGGAAGCCGCGCTGATGACGCGCGGCGTCAGCCAGCTCTACGTCTCGCTCGGCGATGCCACCGCCGACGGCGGCCTCGCCGTGCGCATCTATCACAAGCCGCTGGTGCTCTTGATCTGGTTCGGTCCGGTGCTGATGGCGTTCGGCGGCCTGCTGTCGCTGTCCGACCGGCGCCTGCGCGTCGGCGCGCCGCGGCCGGCGCGCGCCGCGCGCGCGCTGCAGCCGGCGGAGTAG
- the ccmE gene encoding cytochrome c maturation protein CcmE, producing the protein MTRKQRRLTIIGGALFVLAVAAGLVLNALRDSIVFFSTPTMVAEKHIGPGKRFRLGGLVQPGSLKRGDDLAVSFEVADGGAKLPVAYKGILPDLFREGQGVVAEGALDADGVFKADTVLAKHDETYMPKEVADALKKQGHWKDDYGKPKGGAKPGPVSMREGTDKSAAGATQ; encoded by the coding sequence ATGACACGCAAGCAGAGGCGTTTGACGATCATCGGCGGGGCGCTGTTCGTGCTCGCGGTCGCCGCAGGGCTGGTGCTCAACGCGCTGCGCGACTCCATCGTGTTCTTCTCGACCCCGACCATGGTCGCAGAGAAACATATCGGGCCGGGCAAGCGCTTCCGGCTCGGCGGCCTGGTGCAGCCGGGCTCGCTGAAGCGCGGCGACGATCTCGCCGTCAGCTTCGAGGTCGCCGATGGCGGCGCCAAGCTGCCGGTCGCCTACAAGGGCATCCTGCCGGATCTGTTCCGCGAAGGGCAGGGCGTCGTCGCCGAGGGCGCGCTCGATGCCGACGGCGTGTTCAAGGCCGACACCGTGCTCGCCAAGCACGACGAGACCTACATGCCGAAGGAAGTCGCCGATGCCCTGAAGAAGCAGGGCCATTGGAAGGACGATTACGGCAAGCCGAAAGGCGGCGCCAAACCGGGCCCGGTGTCGATGCGCGAGGGCACTGACAAGAGCGCGGCAGGAGCGACGCAGTGA
- the ccmI gene encoding c-type cytochrome biogenesis protein CcmI, with translation MTLWFVFAVMTAAAIFAVLLPLGLGARAASGGREVVVYKDQLAEIERDVETGLIGKVEAEAARVEIGRRLLAAADQEGEAAGKPSLGLRRAAAVLALIGVPIVALAVYLPLGSPQLPDFPLTARAAPPNGTQPLETLVAQVEQHLQKNPTDGRGWTVLAPVLARLGRTDDAIRAYRNMITYAGDGAAKRADLGEMITAAAGGVVTAEAKAEFERAHALEAEEPKSNYYLGLAAEQDGRKDDAANIWRAMLGKAPADAPWRPLVTAALGRVGGGEVPALPSEAMAAAKSMSDGDRETMIRGMVDRLAARLKQNGDDVEGWLRLVRAYVVMGDLDKAKGALSDARQAVSGDAERLRQLNEGVKTFGLDG, from the coding sequence ATGACTCTCTGGTTCGTGTTCGCCGTGATGACGGCCGCGGCGATCTTCGCCGTCCTGCTGCCGCTCGGCCTGGGCGCGCGGGCCGCGTCTGGTGGTCGCGAGGTCGTCGTCTACAAGGACCAGCTGGCCGAGATCGAGCGCGACGTCGAAACCGGGCTGATCGGCAAGGTCGAGGCGGAAGCCGCGCGGGTCGAGATCGGCCGCCGCCTTCTGGCTGCCGCCGACCAGGAGGGCGAGGCCGCGGGGAAGCCGAGCCTCGGCCTGCGCCGCGCGGCGGCCGTGCTGGCGCTGATCGGGGTGCCGATCGTGGCGCTCGCGGTCTACCTGCCGCTCGGCTCGCCGCAACTGCCGGATTTCCCGCTCACCGCACGCGCGGCGCCGCCCAACGGGACGCAGCCGCTGGAAACGCTGGTGGCGCAGGTCGAGCAGCACCTGCAGAAGAACCCGACCGACGGCCGCGGCTGGACCGTGCTCGCCCCGGTGCTGGCGCGGCTCGGCCGCACCGATGACGCGATTCGGGCCTATCGCAACATGATCACCTATGCCGGCGACGGCGCGGCCAAGCGCGCCGATCTCGGCGAGATGATCACGGCCGCCGCTGGCGGCGTCGTCACCGCCGAGGCCAAGGCGGAGTTCGAGCGCGCCCATGCGCTCGAGGCCGAGGAGCCGAAGTCGAACTACTATCTCGGTCTCGCCGCCGAGCAGGACGGCCGCAAGGACGATGCGGCCAACATCTGGCGGGCGATGCTGGGCAAGGCGCCGGCGGATGCGCCGTGGCGGCCGCTGGTGACGGCGGCGCTCGGCCGGGTCGGCGGCGGCGAGGTGCCGGCGCTGCCGAGCGAGGCGATGGCCGCGGCCAAGAGCATGAGCGACGGTGACCGCGAGACGATGATCCGCGGCATGGTCGACCGGCTGGCGGCGCGGCTGAAGCAGAATGGCGACGACGTCGAGGGCTGGTTGCGCCTGGTGCGCGCCTACGTCGTGATGGGCGATCTCGACAAGGCCAAGGGGGCGTTGTCGGATGCGCGGCAGGCGGTGTCCGGCGATGCCGAGCGGTTGCGGCAGCTCAACGAGGGCGTGAAGACTTTCGGCTTGGATGGATGA
- a CDS encoding sensor histidine kinase, protein MRQSSLATRLFLSATAWLVVILAITGIVLSSVYRNATERAFDRRLNLYLRTLIAEVATPDDPPDRQFQSLGEPLFELPLSGWYWQITRTDAEKPEVRASRSLWDKKLPKLEEQGIELTAAGIRIGYVEGPENQDLRMVERPVDLGSDGKFLVSVAGDASEIFDETRSFDYYLGGTFTALGIVLLLTTIFQVRYGLAPLKRISESIADIRSGRAERLEGEFPVEIAPLARETNALIDANREIVERARTHVGNLAHAIKTPLSVIVNEAATHAADPFAAKVMEQADVMRDQVAHHLERARIAARVTIVSTVTEVAPAIEALRRTMEKIYRDRSIVVEATADPAARFRGERQDLEEMVGNLVDNACKWAASRVSVELTVEPPAQSGASPMLRIVVDDDGRGLSAAERAQVLRRGQRLDESKPGSGLGLSIVTDLAALYGGRLTLGDAPTGGLRAELRLPGV, encoded by the coding sequence ATGCGCCAGAGTTCACTTGCCACCCGGTTGTTCCTGTCCGCGACCGCGTGGCTCGTGGTCATCCTCGCCATCACCGGCATCGTGCTGTCCTCGGTGTATCGCAATGCGACCGAGCGCGCCTTCGATCGCCGGCTCAACCTCTATCTCCGCACCCTGATCGCCGAGGTCGCCACCCCCGACGATCCGCCGGACCGCCAATTCCAGTCCTTGGGCGAGCCGCTGTTCGAGCTGCCGCTGTCCGGCTGGTACTGGCAGATCACCCGTACCGACGCCGAGAAGCCGGAGGTACGGGCCTCGCGCTCGCTGTGGGACAAGAAGCTGCCCAAGCTGGAGGAGCAGGGGATCGAGCTGACGGCGGCCGGGATCCGGATCGGCTATGTCGAAGGGCCGGAGAACCAGGACCTGCGCATGGTCGAGCGCCCGGTGGATCTCGGCTCCGACGGCAAGTTCCTGGTCAGCGTCGCAGGCGATGCCTCGGAGATCTTCGACGAGACCCGCAGCTTCGACTACTACCTCGGCGGCACCTTCACCGCGCTCGGGATCGTGCTGCTGCTCACGACCATCTTCCAGGTCCGCTATGGCCTCGCGCCGCTGAAACGCATCTCCGAATCGATCGCCGACATCCGGTCCGGGCGCGCCGAGCGGCTGGAAGGGGAGTTTCCGGTGGAGATCGCGCCGCTGGCCCGCGAAACCAACGCGCTGATCGATGCCAATCGCGAGATCGTCGAGCGGGCGCGCACGCATGTCGGCAATCTCGCCCATGCCATCAAGACGCCGCTCTCCGTCATCGTGAACGAAGCGGCGACCCATGCGGCGGACCCGTTCGCGGCCAAGGTCATGGAGCAGGCGGACGTCATGCGCGACCAGGTCGCCCACCACCTCGAGCGGGCGCGGATCGCCGCGCGTGTCACCATCGTATCCACCGTGACGGAGGTGGCGCCGGCCATCGAGGCGCTGCGCCGCACCATGGAAAAGATCTACCGCGACCGCAGCATCGTGGTCGAGGCGACCGCCGATCCCGCCGCGAGGTTTCGCGGCGAGCGCCAGGATCTGGAGGAGATGGTCGGCAATCTGGTCGACAATGCCTGCAAATGGGCGGCTTCGCGGGTCTCGGTCGAGCTCACCGTGGAGCCGCCGGCCCAGTCCGGGGCCTCGCCGATGCTGCGGATCGTGGTCGATGACGATGGCCGCGGCCTCTCGGCGGCCGAGCGCGCCCAGGTGCTGCGGCGCGGCCAGCGGCTGGACGAATCCAAGCCGGGGTCGGGGCTCGGGCTGTCGATCGTCACCGATCTGGCTGCGCTCTATGGCGGCCGCCTGACCCTGGGCGATGCCCCGACCGGGGGACTGCGGGCGGAGCTGAGACTTCCCGGCGTTTGA
- a CDS encoding response regulator transcription factor, producing the protein MRLLVVEDDPDLNRQLTTALSDAGYVVDRAFDGEEGHYLGDSEPYDAVVLDIGLPKMDGISVLEAWRRNGRAMPVLILTARDRWSDKVQGFDAGADDYVAKPFHLEEVLARIRALLRRSAGHAQSELTCGPVTLDTRTGKVSVSGNPVKMTSHEYRLLSYLMHHSGRVVSRSELVEHLYDQDFDRDSNTIEVFVGRIRKKLDCDVIQTVRGLGYLLTPPPAAGA; encoded by the coding sequence GTGCGTCTGCTCGTTGTCGAGGACGATCCGGATCTCAACCGTCAGCTCACCACGGCCCTGAGCGACGCCGGCTACGTCGTGGACCGTGCGTTCGACGGTGAGGAAGGGCACTATCTGGGCGACAGCGAGCCCTACGACGCTGTCGTGCTGGACATCGGCCTGCCCAAGATGGACGGCATCTCGGTGCTGGAGGCGTGGCGGCGCAATGGCCGGGCGATGCCGGTCTTGATTCTCACCGCCCGCGACCGCTGGAGCGACAAGGTCCAGGGCTTCGACGCCGGCGCCGACGACTACGTGGCCAAGCCCTTCCACCTGGAAGAGGTGCTGGCGCGCATCCGCGCGCTGCTGCGCCGCTCGGCCGGCCACGCCCAGAGCGAGCTGACCTGCGGGCCGGTCACCCTCGACACCCGCACCGGCAAGGTCAGCGTGTCGGGCAACCCCGTCAAGATGACCTCACACGAATACCGCCTGCTGTCCTATCTGATGCATCATTCCGGCCGCGTCGTCTCGCGCAGCGAGCTGGTCGAGCATCTCTACGACCAGGACTTCGACCGCGACTCGAACACGATCGAGGTGTTCGTCGGCCGCATCAGGAAAAAGCTCGACTGCGACGTCATCCAGACCGTGCGCGGTCTCGGCTACCTGCTGACCCCGCCGCCGGCCGCTGGCGCCTGA
- a CDS encoding Ku protein, whose translation MAPRANWKGFLRLSLVTCPVALYPATSESEKVSFNQINRKTGHRIKYSRVDAETGEEVANDDIVKGYKVDTDTYIEVTKDELEDIALESTHTIEIDEFVPRTDIDSRYLIRPYYLVPDGKVGHDAFAVIRETIRSMDKVAIGRVVLTNREHIIALEPLGKGLMGTLLRYPYEVRNEEEYFDDIQDVKITSDMLDLAKHIVEKKSADFQPENFEDHYEAALIELINKKRSGVTIAAKAAPKSSGNVINLMDALKRSLASEGDKAPTAGAPAPKAKAKKPKKRVEGQREMLLPISGKKAKDEPKKAEEPKKSEKPARTTARSRKAS comes from the coding sequence ATGGCCCCGCGCGCCAATTGGAAGGGTTTTCTGCGCCTGTCGCTCGTGACCTGTCCGGTCGCGCTCTATCCGGCGACATCGGAGTCCGAGAAGGTCTCCTTCAACCAGATCAACCGCAAGACCGGCCACCGCATCAAATACAGCAGGGTCGATGCCGAGACCGGCGAGGAAGTCGCCAATGACGACATCGTCAAGGGCTACAAGGTCGACACCGACACCTACATCGAGGTCACCAAGGACGAGCTCGAGGACATCGCGCTGGAATCGACGCACACGATCGAGATCGACGAGTTCGTGCCGCGCACCGATATCGACAGCCGCTATCTGATCCGTCCCTATTATCTCGTCCCCGACGGCAAGGTCGGCCACGACGCCTTCGCGGTCATTCGCGAGACCATCCGCAGCATGGACAAGGTCGCGATCGGCCGGGTCGTGCTCACCAATCGCGAGCACATCATCGCGCTGGAGCCGCTCGGCAAGGGCCTGATGGGAACGCTGCTGCGCTACCCTTACGAGGTGCGCAACGAGGAGGAATATTTCGACGACATCCAGGATGTGAAGATCACCAGCGACATGCTGGATCTCGCCAAGCACATCGTCGAGAAGAAATCGGCCGACTTCCAGCCGGAGAACTTCGAGGATCATTACGAGGCCGCGCTGATCGAGCTCATCAACAAGAAGCGCAGCGGCGTGACCATCGCCGCCAAGGCTGCACCGAAGTCGAGCGGCAACGTCATCAACCTGATGGACGCCCTGAAGCGCAGCCTTGCCAGCGAGGGTGACAAGGCGCCCACCGCTGGCGCCCCCGCGCCGAAGGCCAAGGCCAAGAAGCCGAAGAAGCGCGTCGAAGGCCAGCGCGAGATGCTGCTGCCGATCAGCGGCAAGAAGGCCAAGGACGAGCCGAAGAAGGCCGAGGAGCCGAAGAAGTCGGAGAAGCCGGCACGAACCACCGCACGCTCACGCAAGGCCAGTTGA
- a CDS encoding LysR family transcriptional regulator: MARVQLSELSAFAAVADSLSFTKAAAHLGCSLPTISQTIKSLEERLDVRLFNRTTRSVALTEAGERLLAEIQPILERVDQAIESINAFRDKPMGTLRLTVSRVFAVRGLGPLIRSFLAEYPDIHIELAVDDTNSDIVRNRFDAGIRSGHRVERDMKVIRVFDECSFVAVAAPGYLAAHPAPAVPEDLQAHNCIRHRVPADDTLQPWIFEKGGERTEIAVDGSLIVNDFDLALNAALDGIGVAYLVEPMIESHLAEGRLMRLLPGWRYATPGLFLYHPSRRQPPMPLQVFLDFVKRWRSGVTLEAMSRAADYDARGLVAATSHRTSIHVEPNRR, translated from the coding sequence ATGGCACGGGTTCAGCTGTCCGAGCTCTCCGCTTTCGCAGCCGTCGCGGATTCGTTGAGCTTCACCAAGGCGGCCGCTCATCTCGGCTGCTCCTTGCCGACCATCAGCCAGACCATCAAGAGCCTCGAGGAGCGGCTGGACGTCAGGCTGTTCAACCGGACGACGCGCAGCGTGGCCCTCACCGAGGCCGGCGAGCGCCTGCTGGCGGAGATCCAGCCGATTCTCGAACGGGTCGACCAGGCCATCGAGAGCATCAACGCGTTCCGCGACAAGCCGATGGGTACCCTGCGCCTGACCGTATCCCGTGTGTTCGCCGTGAGAGGGCTCGGGCCCCTGATCAGGTCATTCCTGGCCGAATACCCGGACATCCATATCGAACTGGCTGTCGACGACACCAACAGTGACATCGTGCGCAATCGCTTTGATGCCGGCATCAGATCCGGCCACCGGGTGGAGCGCGACATGAAGGTCATCCGCGTCTTCGACGAGTGCAGCTTCGTTGCGGTTGCCGCCCCCGGCTATCTCGCGGCGCATCCCGCGCCGGCCGTGCCCGAGGATCTCCAGGCCCATAATTGCATCCGACATCGGGTCCCTGCCGACGATACGCTGCAGCCCTGGATCTTCGAAAAGGGCGGCGAGCGCACCGAGATTGCCGTGGACGGCTCCCTTATCGTCAACGACTTCGATCTGGCGCTGAATGCCGCGCTCGACGGCATCGGCGTCGCGTATCTCGTCGAGCCGATGATCGAGTCGCATCTGGCCGAGGGACGGCTAATGCGGCTGCTGCCCGGCTGGCGCTACGCGACGCCCGGACTGTTCCTGTACCATCCGAGCCGCCGGCAACCGCCGATGCCGCTGCAGGTCTTTCTCGACTTCGTCAAGCGCTGGCGCAGCGGCGTCACGCTCGAGGCAATGTCGCGCGCGGCGGATTACGACGCACGCGGGTTGGTAGCAGCGACGTCACATCGAACGTCGATTCACGTCGAGCCCAACCGTCGCTGA
- a CDS encoding porin, whose amino-acid sequence MKTLRGLLLGTGAVILSAAAAQAADLPLKAKAVEYVKVCSLYGTGFYYIPGTDTCIKLGGYLRAETALWTNSNYGGAYSGQAGADNRLSNRYQTRSRQDLNIDTRTATEYGVVRTYFETVLNWTSGSYGGAGAGATSYTGDAISGGIVGVYYAFIQFAGFTMGKAVSTFDAPWTNYPGNNFDGLVGGSGSNNGVNQFTYTADFGQGITAAVSLEDQTQFFTTNIWNTSGITAAGVLGGNYGSSSFGGTVSPDIIGMVRVDQAWGIFQASFAAHDNHAAYYGASETSGHPSDKWGWAAQLALSIKNIPTGPGDVVNLQAVYTDGASRYNFQSLANTTYSMYGSTGVAGAYQSIGFAGVGDAVFGTGTGLSTVQTWGMRGAFTHNWDPRWNTALYGAYAQVRYGQTGSSLICAGIAATGMLTAGSTCNPDFNLGQIGLITRWTPVKGLTFSADVTYSHLDQKYSGTAIAPAVTSTAKPAAIYQLKDQDTVSMLLRAQRNF is encoded by the coding sequence ATGAAGACGTTGAGGGGCCTGCTACTCGGAACGGGAGCAGTGATATTGTCCGCCGCGGCGGCGCAGGCTGCGGATCTTCCACTGAAGGCCAAAGCCGTCGAATATGTGAAGGTGTGCTCGCTGTACGGCACGGGCTTCTACTACATTCCCGGTACCGACACCTGCATCAAGCTCGGCGGCTATCTGCGCGCCGAGACCGCGCTGTGGACCAACAGCAACTATGGTGGCGCCTATTCAGGCCAGGCCGGCGCCGATAACCGCCTGAGCAACCGCTATCAGACCCGTTCGCGCCAGGATCTGAACATCGATACGCGCACCGCGACCGAATATGGCGTGGTGCGTACCTATTTCGAGACCGTGCTGAACTGGACCTCGGGCTCCTATGGCGGTGCGGGCGCCGGCGCGACGTCCTACACCGGCGACGCCATCTCGGGCGGCATCGTCGGCGTCTACTACGCCTTCATCCAGTTCGCCGGATTCACGATGGGCAAGGCCGTGTCGACCTTCGACGCGCCCTGGACCAACTATCCTGGCAACAATTTCGACGGCCTGGTCGGCGGCAGCGGCTCCAACAACGGCGTCAACCAGTTCACCTACACCGCCGATTTCGGCCAGGGCATCACCGCCGCGGTCTCGCTGGAAGACCAGACGCAGTTCTTCACCACCAACATCTGGAACACCTCGGGCATCACCGCGGCCGGCGTGCTCGGCGGCAATTATGGCTCGAGCAGCTTCGGCGGGACGGTGTCTCCCGACATCATCGGCATGGTTCGCGTCGACCAGGCGTGGGGCATCTTCCAGGCGTCGTTCGCCGCGCATGACAATCATGCCGCCTATTACGGCGCGTCCGAGACCTCGGGTCATCCCTCCGACAAGTGGGGCTGGGCCGCGCAACTGGCGCTGTCGATCAAGAACATCCCGACCGGTCCGGGCGACGTCGTCAACCTGCAGGCGGTCTACACCGACGGCGCGAGCCGCTACAACTTCCAGAGCCTCGCCAACACGACCTATTCGATGTATGGCAGCACGGGCGTAGCCGGCGCCTATCAGAGCATCGGCTTCGCCGGCGTCGGCGACGCGGTGTTCGGCACCGGCACGGGCCTGTCGACCGTGCAGACCTGGGGCATGCGCGGCGCCTTCACCCACAATTGGGATCCGCGCTGGAATACGGCGCTGTACGGCGCCTATGCCCAGGTGCGCTATGGCCAGACGGGATCGAGCCTCATCTGTGCCGGCATCGCCGCCACCGGGATGCTGACCGCGGGCTCGACCTGCAATCCCGACTTCAATCTCGGACAGATCGGCCTCATCACCCGATGGACGCCGGTCAAGGGCCTCACCTTCTCGGCCGACGTGACCTACAGCCACCTCGACCAGAAATACTCGGGCACGGCGATTGCTCCGGCCGTGACGAGCACGGCGAAGCCGGCCGCGATCTACCAGCTCAAGGACCAGGACACGGTGAGCATGCTGCTGCGCGCCCAGCGCAACTTTTGA
- a CDS encoding Flp family type IVb pilin: MRQLIASFLKNQAGATSIEYAIIAGGLSIVILAAVNGLGSGLSSKFTAINTSIK, encoded by the coding sequence ATGCGGCAGTTGATTGCGAGCTTCCTGAAGAATCAGGCTGGCGCGACCTCGATCGAATACGCCATCATTGCCGGTGGATTGAGCATCGTGATCCTGGCGGCCGTCAACGGCCTGGGCTCGGGGCTGAGCAGCAAGTTCACCGCGATCAACACCTCGATCAAGTAG